The genomic region ATAAAAAAAGACAAAAAAAGCCTTACTTGGAAAAGTCGGCTTCTGAGATGGGAAAATTGTGTAAAAAAAGTTAAAACGCGTTTAAAACATCAATAACACGCGCTATATCTGTGGGCGTATGGGCGTAAGAGATGGGCAGACTTAGCGTCGTTTGGTGGATAAGTTCGGTAATGGGCAGTGCGCCTTTTTTTTGATAGGGTTGGAAAGCCGCAAGATGTCGCAATGCCTCTTGTTGATGGGGTGGAATGGGGTAGTGAATTTCGGTTTGTATTTGATTTTTCAGTAAATACTGGCGCAGGGAATCGCGTTTGGGGTGACGAATATTAAAAATATGATATACATCTTGATAATCTTTTTCAACCGAAGGCAAGATAAAATCGCTTTTTAATTGGGTTAGATAAAGGTTTGCTAAGGCTCTTTTATGGGCATTGATGGCATCTAATTTTTCAAGTTTGAGGGAAAGAAAAGCCGCCTGCAATTCATCTAAGCGCGAATTATAGCCAATTATTTCGTTATGATACTTTATTTTAGAACCATAATTGCGTAAAATCTGTATTTTTTCGGCTAAAATCGGGTCGGAAGTAGTAATGCCGCCGCCGTCGCCGAGCGCACCTAAGTTTTTAGTAGGATAGAAACTAAAAGCGGCTAAGTTGCCAAAACTCCCTGCTTTTTGTCCGCAGCGGCTTGCGCCATGCGCTTGGGCAGCATCTTCTATCAGAAAAAGACCATTTTTTGTCGCAATTTCTGAAATTTTATCCATTTCACAGAGTTTGCCGTAAAGATGCACTACTAAAATCGCCTTTGTGCGTTTTGTTAGGGCGGCTTCTATCTTTTGGGGGGAAATGTTGTAGGTTTGGGCATCGGGTTCTACCAAAATAGGCGTGAGCTGATTGTGTAGCACTGCCAAAATCGTAGCGACGTAGGTATGCGCTGGCACAATGACCTCGCTACCCGCAGGCAAATCTAAGGCTTTCAACGCCAAAATAAGTGCATCTAAGCCACTGCCGACTCCTACACAATGCGTTACACCACAGTAGGCGGCAAAATTTTTCTCAAAATTGTGCAACTGCTCCCCCAAAATAAACCAACCCTTTTCCAAAATAGAAGCAAAACGCGACTGAAAAGCCGCAAAAAAAGGCGCGTTGGAAAGGGAAAGGGAGTCGTAGGGGAGCATGTTTAAAGTTTAAATCCATAGATTTCAAAATGCGTATCAAAAATTTTCTCTCGCATGCGCGTAACTTGGTCTATAAAGGGTCTCTTTGTTGGGAATGGTTGTTTTATGTCATAACGAAAGCCCTGTTTTTCTAAAATATTTAATATAACAGATAAATTTTGAGGCTTTTCACTAAAAGAATGATATTCTATAAATATCTTATCTACATTCACAAGTTTTGGAGCAATATGTTCTATTAAATAGTATTCCGCACCTTCTACATCAATTTTAAAAAAATCAACTTTTTGCTCTAAAAACTTATTGAGGTCTACCGCCTCAACCTTGACGATACGTGAGTTGGATTTATCATCAACCAAAGAAACTTTACTCGAAAAGTTTCCTTCCAAAACAAAACTAAGTGTGGTGTCTTCTGTCCAAACAGCTTTCTGATATACTTCAATATCTGAAAAAAGTGTTATGTTCTCTTTTAATAGTGAATAAATATAAGCATCAGGTTCAAAACCTATTATCTTTGCATTTGGATACAGCTTTTTGAAGTACAAGATACTCATGCCTACATTCGAGCCACAGTCTATTATGACAGGCGCGGCTTTATCAGTTTCAAAATAATAGTTATTTTTTTGATAAATTTCTTCATAGGATTTGACAAAAACTAATCCATTTTGAGCTTTAAAAGGGAAACCAAGTAGATTAGAGGTGATTTCTTGCTTCTGATGTTTAAGACGGAGTAGCTCTTGCTCTTCTTCGTAATTTTGTCGATATTCAGGATATTTACGCAAACGGTAATAATGCTTAACTTTTTCGGGAAATAAAGAAGATATAATATTACGAAACATGTTGTTTTAGAATTTAAGCGATTGGAGAAAATACAGATAAAGAATTAGAATTGTTTTTAAGAAATATACGGTTAATATTTTTGATAAAAACATGATTTTGCCAATCTTGCATTTTTAGAAGATGACAAGCTTGCTTGTAATTGTTTGTTTCGGTATCAAAGATGACCTCGTTTGAAAGATTAGGGGGCATTCCCGAACCTATTAAATCATCAGAATAACTTGCATTTGAGGTAATCCAATAGAGAGCGCATTGCGCCTTATATAATTCAGTTTCTGTACGCTTATACTTTTTTTGTATTTGGGAAAGCGTTGATTTGTATCCTTGTTCATTTTTACAATTTATTGTTAAGCCCAAACTATCATAGGGTGAAGCACCAGCCAAAATAATTTGATTGTCAAATAACAATGCTTCTGCCCCTGCTGTACCACGCACTGTTACAACTGCATCACTGATTCTGAATAAAGAAGTTGGCTTTATGTCGTTTGGTACTAATTGAATATGAGGAAAAGCCTTAATAACCTCCTCTACTACACCTACTTCTTCGTACAGAACAGAGGCAGGGTGAGGCTTTATGAGCCATTGAACTTGTGGAATATCTTTAATCAATTCTAACGTTTTTACAAACCAATCGTAATAATCTAAATAAATAGAAAATCCTGTACAATGAGGCACATCACTAAAAGCGTGAGTCATAATCAAACCAATCGGCTTATCTTTATCTAATTTTAAATTCAAATAAACTTCCGTATCTTCATATTCTCTCTTTGTTTGATAGGCATAATAAACGTCGTGTTGAAGTACCTCGCCACTAAATCTTTTACTAATGAAATTTAATATTGTTTCTTTTGGAAGTTGATACAAACGCTCTAAAATTTCTGGTGTTACTTTGGTATCACTTTCCATGTAGAAGTCTTCATCTTTTATCTCTTTTATGAGTCCTCCAAAAATAGATAATATAGACGCTCCATTTTCTATTCCAACACGCCCTAAAATTCCATAGTTAATATAAAACTTGTGGCTAAGTACGATATACTTAATGTTTTTAGCACTTAATAAAGACTTGTATTTGTAATAAACCTCTACTGCCTGCTCTAATTTTTCTACCACAACTTGATATTGAGCTTGGCTAATCGTAAATACATTAGGGGTAACTCTTATGACAGTATCATACACATAAGCCCCTATATTAACAGTTCCTTCTTTAAAATTAAGTAAGTTTGTAAGGTCTTTTTGAAGCAAACTTTTTCTTAGCTCTCTCTTTAGTTTTGAAATAATCTTTTGTATAAAACTTTTTTTGTATTGTAATTCAGAAAGATAAATGGGTTCTGCCCCCAATGCCTTGTATGCAATATTACATTGAGTGTTACCGTCGCTTCCTGCAATAAAAGCGACATTATAGCCTTGCTTATTCGCTAAAATACCTAAATAGGTATTCAAAAGCACAAATCTTGAAACGTGCAAAAAACCCTCTAAAAGTATATAAGGCTGCCCTTCTTTATTTTCTATTTTGTTTTGTTTTGCAAAAGATAAAAAATCTTGAAATTCGGCAGAATTTATGATTTTTTCTTGAACGTTATCCATAAAATAGTTTAAATGTATTTATTGAAAAGACCAATTAAAATGAGGGCGCAGCTGTGCCTCTTTAAAAGAACCATAAACAACTTCCCCCGTATACAAGACGCTCCAAGTTAATGCCTTATAGAGTGTATGATGCTCTCTTTTCGGATAATAAACATCGATATTAAGTTCGTATTTATTTTCACCTAAAAAGAAAGCAGGAATTTCACAGATAAATTCCTTTAGAAGCGGTTTTTTAAGAGTAGCAAGGGTTTCAAGTTCAGAAACATACGCAGGAGAGTCTAAGGCTTGTGCAATGAGTAAAGGCTGTTCGGGTTGCTTTTGACAAAATACAGAAAGCACAACGCGAAAATCTTGCATAGCTTCAAAAACTTTCACTTTTAGCTTAACAAAGACTTTTTCTCCATGTGTAAAGACTTCTTTTAAATTTTGCATTTCATCTTGTAAAGAAAGTTCTATTATTTGAAAATGTCTTTTTGTCAAATCAGCAGGAACTTTGGTTACAAGTTTTGTGATTTCTTCTTCTTTTACAAGAGATTTAAGACGATTGCTGTTTTTCTCTATTCCTAAGTATTTATCTATGATAGATTGCGTATCATTGAAGGAAGTTACGCTACCTGTTTCCATCAACACTGCCTTTGTGCATAAATTCAAAACAGACTGCATATTATGGCTCACAAAAAGCACCGTTCTGCCTTCTCCTTTCGAGATGTCCTGCATCTTTCCGATGGCTTTTTTCTGAAATTCGGCATCTCCTACGGCTAAGACCTCATCGACAATCAAAATTTCGGGTTCTAAAAAAGCCGCCACTGCAAAACCTAAGCGCACGCTCATGCCACTGCTATATCTTTTGATGGGCGTATCTATGTATTTGGCAATACCCGCAAAGTCGATGATTTCGTCTAATTTTTTTCGAATCTCCGACTTTTGCATACCCAAAATGGCACCGTTGAGGAAAATATTTTCTCTGCCAGTGAGTTCGGGGTGCATGCCTGTTCCCACTTCTAAGAGTGAGGCGACGCGCCCCTTCATTTTGATACTGCCCTGCGTTGGGGTCGTGATGCGCGAAAGGATTTTGAGCAAAGTAGATTTGCCTGCTCCATTTTTGCCAATGATACCCAAGACTTCGCCCTGCTGCACTTCAAAGCTCACATCTTTTAAAGCCCAAACATAATCGCCTTCGGCAGCCCTTGCGCGGTCATTGACCTGCCCTATTTTTAGAGTAGGGTCTTCTTTTCCGCGCACTTTTGCCCAAAAACGCGCTATATCGTCGCGTAGCGTACCCGAACCAATCACGCCTAAGCGGTATTGCTTGCTAATATTTTCTACACGAATGACAGTTTGGGACATAAAAAGTAAGTTTCTAACCGTCTAAAAGGCTTGTAGCCCTCCGACGAGGTGTTTTTTTGAGGTGGTTGTTTTTCTCAAACCCTTAGCGTTTGGTAGGGTCGTATAAAGAACGACAAAAGTAAAGAAAGATTTTCAAAGCTGCAAGCCTTTTACTCCTTTCTTAGCGAAGGAAAAAGATTTCGTGCGCTTTATTTTAAGCAATGTGCCTAACCAACATAAAAGCCTCTGCTAAGTTTTTGCCTACTACCACGCCCCAGCGTTGTGCCAAAATGCGCAGGGCTTCGGGCGAGCGAGGGTGTGGAAAGGCGCGTTTCTCAAATTCGTAACTTTCCATGCCTTTAATTTTTGCGTCCAGACTTTCTTCGCCTACGCTGACAAAAAAATTGGGTAGAAAGGGGTTGGGATAGTTAAATGCCTGCCATTCAGTAGAAGAAGGCGTTTCGAAGGTGAGAATTGTTTTCACTACTTCGTGCGCCATCGGGCGGGTAGCGGTTATGACTGCTTCAAAGGTGCGGCGGTGGTCGATATTGGTATCGCTGCCATGATGGGTAAAAATTATTTCGGGCTGAAAGGCTTGTTTTTCCTTTTCCACAACTTTTACCAAGTCTAAAAGGGCGACGGTATCGAAGCGATTATCTGGAAAATCATAGATGCCGACGCTTTCATATCCGATACATTTTTGAGCCGCATAGATATTGTTTCTGT from Hugenholtzia roseola DSM 9546 harbors:
- a CDS encoding DegT/DnrJ/EryC1/StrS family aminotransferase, translated to MLPYDSLSLSNAPFFAAFQSRFASILEKGWFILGEQLHNFEKNFAAYCGVTHCVGVGSGLDALILALKALDLPAGSEVIVPAHTYVATILAVLHNQLTPILVEPDAQTYNISPQKIEAALTKRTKAILVVHLYGKLCEMDKISEIATKNGLFLIEDAAQAHGASRCGQKAGSFGNLAAFSFYPTKNLGALGDGGGITTSDPILAEKIQILRNYGSKIKYHNEIIGYNSRLDELQAAFLSLKLEKLDAINAHKRALANLYLTQLKSDFILPSVEKDYQDVYHIFNIRHPKRDSLRQYLLKNQIQTEIHYPIPPHQQEALRHLAAFQPYQKKGALPITELIHQTTLSLPISYAHTPTDIARVIDVLNAF
- a CDS encoding FkbM family methyltransferase, which encodes MFRNIISSLFPEKVKHYYRLRKYPEYRQNYEEEQELLRLKHQKQEITSNLLGFPFKAQNGLVFVKSYEEIYQKNNYYFETDKAAPVIIDCGSNVGMSILYFKKLYPNAKIIGFEPDAYIYSLLKENITLFSDIEVYQKAVWTEDTTLSFVLEGNFSSKVSLVDDKSNSRIVKVEAVDLNKFLEQKVDFFKIDVEGAEYYLIEHIAPKLVNVDKIFIEYHSFSEKPQNLSVILNILEKQGFRYDIKQPFPTKRPFIDQVTRMREKIFDTHFEIYGFKL
- a CDS encoding ABC transporter ATP-binding protein, translating into MSQTVIRVENISKQYRLGVIGSGTLRDDIARFWAKVRGKEDPTLKIGQVNDRARAAEGDYVWALKDVSFEVQQGEVLGIIGKNGAGKSTLLKILSRITTPTQGSIKMKGRVASLLEVGTGMHPELTGRENIFLNGAILGMQKSEIRKKLDEIIDFAGIAKYIDTPIKRYSSGMSVRLGFAVAAFLEPEILIVDEVLAVGDAEFQKKAIGKMQDISKGEGRTVLFVSHNMQSVLNLCTKAVLMETGSVTSFNDTQSIIDKYLGIEKNSNRLKSLVKEEEITKLVTKVPADLTKRHFQIIELSLQDEMQNLKEVFTHGEKVFVKLKVKVFEAMQDFRVVLSVFCQKQPEQPLLIAQALDSPAYVSELETLATLKKPLLKEFICEIPAFFLGENKYELNIDVYYPKREHHTLYKALTWSVLYTGEVVYGSFKEAQLRPHFNWSFQ
- a CDS encoding PIG-L deacetylase family protein encodes the protein MLNLFQNKKILLVVAHPDDELLGVGATMHHLIQYHNCQVRAVILGEGITSRADKRDRAQWEQELATHRNNIYAAQKCIGYESVGIYDFPDNRFDTVALLDLVKVVEKEKQAFQPEIIFTHHGSDTNIDHRRTFEAVITATRPMAHEVVKTILTFETPSSTEWQAFNYPNPFLPNFFVSVGEESLDAKIKGMESYEFEKRAFPHPRSPEALRILAQRWGVVVGKNLAEAFMLVRHIA